A portion of the Ascaphus truei isolate aAscTru1 chromosome 14, aAscTru1.hap1, whole genome shotgun sequence genome contains these proteins:
- the LOC142465813 gene encoding uncharacterized protein LOC142465813 yields MAPTQTVLSSKCEHSTTDSSELLKARKKKKKKGGITVEVAEGIKNENLTSESAFDERDMLQLKATHRRSPRIVEEKKDAPTQTLQAAQKAIDCLYERLDKEQEAKIALQSCLSSAIAKCVLQEKEREQLERDRVILSSKLEKAYADNAQYQNFMAQVGAKLEASEEKNCHFNIELRSLREIFEGLNSSFEMVTQKCKNLCVQVSEGDKKLHELGEEKKQLAQEKLDMQTALQNAERVLQEERVSLERRTQAENMLQSQLRELRAHLQDAKERWVNAEERQRVLQEESFQTAYKIKMLEEYLSTQCVPKEQHEELKVTLSITRASLEEERSGRARPGSASSRKSLSDSGSTETSPLSPPGDVGEVGDLKEFVLRPAPRGVTVRCRISRDKKVMDRGLYPTYYMHLERDENHKLFLLAGRKRKKSKTSNYLISIDPTDMSREAGSFTGKLRSNLMGTKFTVFDRGVSPARAQGQSENAASRQELAAICYETNVLGFKGPRKMAVLIPGKNFNHERIPFQPHNDSESLLSKWQNKCQENIIELHNKAPVWNDDTQSYVFNFHGRVTHASVKNFQIVHDNDLEYPLPTDKPPEVGHLESPFHQGLREEPGGSSGERS; encoded by the coding sequence atggctcccactcaaacagtcttgagcagtaaatgtgaacacagtaccactgattcttcagaacttctcaaagcaaggaagaagaagaagaagaagggaggcattactgtggaagttgcagaaggaattaagaatgaaaatttaacctcagagtctgcatttgatgaaagagatatgctgcagcttaaggcaactcacagacgtagcccaagaatagtggaagagaagaaagatgctcctactcagacgcttcaagctgcacagaaagcgattgattgtctttatgaacgtttagataaggagcaagaggccaagattgcactacaaagctgtctatcttcagcaattgctaagtgtgttctccaggagaaagaaagagagcagttggagagggacagggtaatcctgtcaagtaagctggagaaggcctatgctgataatgcgcagtaccagaatttcatggctcaagttggcgcaaaactggaagcctctgaggagaagaattgccacttcaacatagaactacgttctttgagagagatcttcgaaggattaaatagcagttttgaaatggtaacccagaagtgcaagaatctctgtgtccaggtcagtgaaggagataagaaactccatgaattaggagaggagaagaagcagttggcccaggaaaagttggatatgcagacagcactgcagaatgcagagagagtgctgcaagaggaacgtgtctccctggagcggcgcactcaGGCAgagaatatgctgcagagtcagctgcgagaactacgTGCACATCTGCAGGACGccaaggagagatgggtgaatgctgaagagagACAGCGAGTATTGCAGgaggaaagtttccagactgcctacaagataaagatgctggaagagtatttgagtacccagtgtgtccccaaagaacagcatgaggagctgaaggtcacactgagcataaccagagcctcgctggaggaggagagGTCTGGGAGAGCACGGCCCGGTTCTGCCTCCAGCAGAAAGTCTCTTTCAGACTCTGGTTCCACAGAGACATCCCCTCTCAGTCCTCCTGGAGACGTGGGGGAAGTGGGCGACCTGAAGGAGTTTGTTCTGCGCCCCGCGCCACGCGGTGTCACCGTCAGATGTCGGATCAGCCGAGACAAGAAAGTGATGGACCGAGGACTGTACCCCACCTACTACATGCACCTGGAGCGGGACGAAAACCACAAGCTCTTTCTTCTCGCTgggaggaagagaaagaagagtAAAACGTCCAACTACTTGATATCTATTGATCCGACCGACATGTCCCGGGAGGCGGGCAGCTTTACTGGCAAACTCCGATCCAACCTAATGGGGACCAAGTTTACAGTGTTTGACCGCGGTGTTAGCCCAGCCAGGGCTCAGGGACAGTCAGAGAATGCAGCGTCCCGGCAAGAACTGGCGGCTATTTGCTATGAAACTAACGTCCTCGGGTTTAAGGGTCCCCGGAAGATGGCGGTTCTCATTCCCGGAAAGAATTTCAATCACGAGCGCATCCCTTTCCAGCCACACAATGATTCGGAGAGCCTGCTGTCTAAATGGCAGAACAAGTGTCAGGAGAACATCATCGAGCTGCACAATAAGGCCCCCGTGTGGAATGATGACACTCAGTCTTACGTGTTCAACTTCCACGGGCGTGTCACACACGCATCTGTGAAGAACTTCCAGATTGTGCACGACAATGatctggagtaccctctgcccactgacaagccaccagaggtgggtcaccttgagtcgccgtttcatcaaggcctccgggaagagcctggaggatcgtccggagaacgctcctga